The Palaemon carinicauda isolate YSFRI2023 chromosome 33, ASM3689809v2, whole genome shotgun sequence genome contains a region encoding:
- the LOC137626333 gene encoding uncharacterized protein: MFLIKMEYLWILLFSIAFSDAYVCQVNITSGEEGSGEGLIISGGGNMGLMTCPGPLDPKNHTHCCYSSEESGTKDGKTGHDHSNNGVARCCAPEPQPVGVYMDDRTAMIIALTVTAVCVIITIIIIICCFWSRCPLYTACRIRYHQDDIIAYASKDEETAGLNDMPPEETKGVTIYSPNAIKVTLKDDV; encoded by the exons ATGCCTATGTGTGCCAGGTGAACATCACATCGGGAGAGGAGGGGTCAGGCGAGGGCCTTATTATCAGCGGAGGAGGAAATATGGGTTTAATGACGTGTCCTGGGCCACTCGAtccgaaaaaccacacacactgcTGCTACTCCTCAGAGGAAAGTGGAACGAAGGATGGAAAAACTGGCCATGATCACTCAAACAATGGAGTGGCCAGATGCTGTGCCCCAGAACCACAGCCAGTAGGGGTTTACATGGATGATAG AACGGCCATGATAATTGCGCTCACTGTCACTGCAGTCtgtgtcatcatcaccatcatcattatcatctgctGTTTCTGGTCTAGATGTCCATTGTACACTGCATGTCGCATTAGATATCACCAAGATGATATCATTGCATACG CCTCGAAGGACGAAGAAACAGCTGGTCTGAACGATATGCCGCCCGAGGAGACTAAAGGCGTTACCATCTACTCTCCGAACGCCATCAAAGTCACGCTGAAAGATGACGTGTAG